The Streptomyces sp. NBC_01268 genome segment CCGATCAGGGGGCCCGTACGCATGGTGTTCCACAGCGAGTTCGCGGATGTTCCGGCCGTCTCCCTCCCCATCCACGACGCCGTCCTCGGGCGGGCCGCCGAGTTCGGTGACCTGCCCGCACTGGTGGACGGAGCGGGGGAGCTGACGCTCACGTACGGCCAGATCGACGCCTTCCACCGGCGGGTGGCCGCGGGTCTCGCGGAGGCGGGCGTGCGCAAGGGGGACGTGCTCGCCCTGCACAGCCCCAACACCGTGCTGTTCCCGGTCGCCTTCTACGCCGCCACGCGCGCCGGGGCGGCCGTGACCACCGTGCACCCGCTGGCCACGCCGGAGGAGTTCGCCAAGCAGCTGGGCGACTCCTCCGCGCGGTGGATCGTCACCGTCTCCCCGCTGCTCGCGACGGCCCGGGCGGCGGCCGCACTCGCGGGCGGCGTCGAGGAGATCTTCGTCTGCGACACCGCCGAGGACTGCCGTTCGCTCCAGTCGTTCCTCGGCTCGGCCGCGCCCGAACCGGCCCTCGACGTCGACCCGGCCGCGGACCTCGCCGCCCTCCCGTACTCCTCCGGCACCACCGGCGTCCCCAAGGGCGTGATGCTCACCCACGCCTCCATCGCGACCAACCTCGCCCAGCTCGAACCGCTGATGCCGATGGGGCCGGGGGACCGGATCCTGGCGGTCCTCCCGTTCTTCCACGACAGTCGATCTAAAGGGGAGCGATACGGACTGGTGGCTTGACCTGCGGAAACGAGACGGCCCCGCGCCCCATCCAGGGACGCGGGGCCGTTCTGCGCCTGTTCAGCCGGCGAGGCCGGCCGCGTACGCGGCGAACGCGGACCACGCGGCCGGAGCCATGGCGAGGGTCCCCGCGCCGTGGTCCTTCGTGTCCCGGACCAGGACGGCCGGGACGTTGGTGGCAACCTCGATGCACGCGTCGTTGGTGTTGCCGCTGTACGTGCTCTTGTGCCAGTTCGGGACGGTCTCTGTCATTGATGTTCCTTCACGATCGCACGCATCATTTCGAGGGATGCCCGCACGCTCAAAGCCTCCTGTTGGAGCAGATCATAGACCCGCTGGAATTGGAGAACTTCGGCCTTTTCCTCGGTGTATGAACCGGTGCTGAACCCCTCGGTATACGCGCCCCTCCCCTTCGGCAGGGTGAGGAGAGAGAACGATCCGGCGACAGGCACGCTCCCTATCGGGAGGATCTGAATGTTCACATTCGGGCGCTCGCTCATGGTGAGCAGGTGCTCTATCTGCTCGCTCATGGCACGCCGGCCGCCGACCTCGCGCCGCAGACAAGCCTCATCCAGGACGATCATCATCCACGGAGGGTCGTCGCGGTCGAGCACCGCTTGTCGCTCCATTCGGCCCCGCACGTACTCCGTGATCTGTGCCCGGTCCCCCGCGAGGCCCGCCTCCATTGCGGCGCGGGCGTAGTCGGCAGTCTGGAGCAGGCCCGGAACGACGATCGAGAACTCGTGGATCGCCGTCGCCTCGACCAGGCGTCGGACGTAGGGCTTGGCGTAATCCCGTACGGCCTGCTGGCTGAGGATCCGTACGAGGTTGACGAGCGTGCCGGGCGGGAGCTTGAGCTTCAGTTCGAGCTTCTCCGCGAGGTCCCGGTCGGGTGGCTCCTCGCCGCGTTCGATCTCGGAAATCCGGCTCCCACTGCTGAACACCAAACCGGCTAGGTACGCCTGCGTCCAATCGTGTTCGGGGTCAGCCTTCCCAAGGGCGAGCCGCTGCTCGCGCACGATGTTGCCGAGGTACTGCTCGATGCTGTCCCCGGGGTCTAAGTCCTTTGGTCCTGGCATATGCCCCGTTCCTCACCTCACCTGGCGGAACCCAACTGCTAGTAAGCGTAGGGCTACTGCGGCCAAGCTGGAGCCATTCCGGAGCACGCCCCGCAAGGAGGAGAGCAGCCGATGAGCACGCCTACGCCCACGACCGCGCCACGCACCGCGCCGCCGGCCGCGCCGCAGATTCGCCCCGTGAGCGCCACCGAGGCCGGCGCCGTCTTCCAGGACCTCAAGTCGGCGATGGAGGGTGCTGGCTTTCCCACGCAGGGGCTCTACCGCGAGGGGCGCCAGACCCAACACGGCCCGATGCACGTCTACGGTCTGGGCGAGGTGAGCCTCGCCGGGGCCAAGCGCATGACGGCGATCCTGCGGGCCGCCCGGCGGCAGCCGTGAGATACCGCGT includes the following:
- a CDS encoding helix-turn-helix domain-containing protein translates to MPGPKDLDPGDSIEQYLGNIVREQRLALGKADPEHDWTQAYLAGLVFSSGSRISEIERGEEPPDRDLAEKLELKLKLPPGTLVNLVRILSQQAVRDYAKPYVRRLVEATAIHEFSIVVPGLLQTADYARAAMEAGLAGDRAQITEYVRGRMERQAVLDRDDPPWMMIVLDEACLRREVGGRRAMSEQIEHLLTMSERPNVNIQILPIGSVPVAGSFSLLTLPKGRGAYTEGFSTGSYTEEKAEVLQFQRVYDLLQQEALSVRASLEMMRAIVKEHQ
- a CDS encoding DUF397 domain-containing protein, with protein sequence MTETVPNWHKSTYSGNTNDACIEVATNVPAVLVRDTKDHGAGTLAMAPAAWSAFAAYAAGLAG